A window of the Chloroflexus sp. Y-396-1 genome harbors these coding sequences:
- a CDS encoding SpoVR family protein, which produces MKSTRLPAHLEQARQEIEQIAREYGLDFFPIIYEVLDYRTLYEVAAFGGFPTRYPHWRFGMEYDQLLKGHVWTGSTIYEMVINNNPAYAYLLEGNEDVTQKMVMAHVTGHVDFFKNNMWFAHTNRKMLDTMANHAARIQRIIDRIGYDQVEDFIDTCLSLENLIDYHAPYIRRPEAVTPRPIVNDEEPPVVEGLPVEREYMRDYINPPEFLEAQRRKLEEERARQRRFPENPQRDVLLFLMNFAPLENWQHTVLEIIRDEAYYFAPQGMTKILNEGWACLHGDSLIPTDRGIIPLRELVSRRYRSQVSDSERQQTVYDWNCFTAYPTVTIHTRAGFTLTGSFNHRIMLASGEWRRLDALRVGDRVCIAGGTELWATQPARLRRRMPLPQVLATVGATTSPSLPLRRHRYHCAPTDVVDEAMATAIGQRCVIHPDHHALDAIRRSPRPQVVAFLRAFFTSAVSTSQGLTIHCASIELAQTVQLLLANLGVLARRIETTLQIDDPTALERAYTTPSPPVTWTDEIVAIEHGRADVYDISVTETHRYAAQGFINHNSYWHSTIMTQRVASAAEIISFADLHSGVVATSGGRLNPYKLGLELLRDIEDRWNKGKFGKEYEECDDIALKRSWDKQLGLGRQKIFEVRRLYNDVTFIDEFLTPEFVMEQKLFTFRYNRDTDLYEIASREFKEVKEKLLFRLTNFGQPVIFVEDGNYGNRGELYLRHRHEGVDLKMDYARETMRNLYKIWTRPVHLETVIEEKRRLLSFDGRDFSERRID; this is translated from the coding sequence ATGAAAAGTACCCGCCTTCCCGCTCATCTCGAACAAGCGCGACAGGAGATCGAGCAGATTGCCCGTGAGTATGGCCTTGATTTCTTCCCCATTATCTACGAAGTGCTCGATTACCGAACCCTGTATGAGGTAGCGGCGTTCGGCGGCTTCCCAACGCGCTATCCCCATTGGCGATTCGGTATGGAGTACGATCAGTTGCTCAAGGGTCATGTCTGGACGGGGAGTACCATCTATGAGATGGTGATCAACAATAACCCGGCTTACGCTTACCTACTCGAGGGTAACGAAGATGTGACGCAGAAGATGGTGATGGCGCACGTCACCGGTCACGTCGATTTCTTTAAGAACAATATGTGGTTTGCCCACACCAATCGCAAGATGCTCGACACGATGGCAAACCACGCCGCCCGTATTCAGCGCATTATTGACCGGATCGGCTACGATCAGGTGGAAGATTTCATCGACACCTGTCTGTCACTGGAAAACCTGATCGACTACCACGCTCCGTATATTCGGCGCCCTGAGGCGGTAACACCGCGCCCTATCGTGAACGACGAAGAGCCACCGGTCGTCGAGGGCTTGCCGGTCGAACGTGAGTACATGCGCGATTACATCAATCCACCAGAGTTTCTTGAAGCCCAGCGCCGAAAACTCGAGGAGGAGCGTGCCCGTCAGCGTCGCTTTCCAGAGAATCCACAACGTGATGTCCTGCTCTTTTTGATGAATTTTGCCCCCCTCGAAAACTGGCAGCATACGGTACTCGAAATCATTCGCGATGAAGCCTATTACTTCGCCCCACAGGGCATGACCAAAATTCTGAACGAGGGGTGGGCATGCCTCCACGGTGATAGTCTGATTCCGACCGACCGTGGCATTATCCCGTTGCGTGAGCTGGTCTCGCGCCGTTATCGGTCACAGGTAAGCGATAGCGAGCGGCAACAGACGGTGTACGATTGGAATTGTTTCACCGCTTATCCGACCGTAACCATTCATACCCGTGCCGGTTTTACGCTGACCGGATCGTTCAATCACCGTATTATGCTGGCTTCTGGCGAGTGGCGTCGGCTCGATGCCCTTCGCGTTGGTGATCGGGTATGTATTGCCGGTGGTACAGAGCTATGGGCCACGCAGCCGGCACGATTGCGGCGTCGCATGCCATTGCCGCAGGTGCTGGCAACCGTTGGTGCTACTACCAGTCCATCGTTACCGTTGCGCCGCCATCGTTATCACTGTGCTCCGACAGATGTTGTTGATGAGGCTATGGCGACGGCTATCGGCCAGCGCTGTGTGATTCATCCCGATCATCATGCGCTAGACGCCATCCGCCGCTCACCACGACCACAGGTCGTCGCATTTCTGCGCGCCTTCTTCACCAGCGCTGTCAGTACTTCGCAAGGTCTAACCATTCACTGCGCCAGTATCGAACTTGCTCAGACGGTGCAACTGCTGTTGGCAAACCTGGGTGTTCTGGCGCGTCGGATCGAGACAACGTTGCAGATCGATGATCCTACGGCTCTTGAACGTGCCTACACCACACCGTCGCCCCCTGTTACCTGGACGGACGAGATTGTTGCCATTGAACACGGTCGTGCCGATGTGTACGATATTTCGGTCACCGAAACGCATCGCTACGCGGCTCAGGGCTTCATTAACCACAACAGTTACTGGCATAGTACCATTATGACCCAGCGCGTCGCTTCGGCTGCCGAAATCATCTCGTTTGCCGATCTCCATTCAGGTGTCGTCGCAACTAGCGGCGGTCGGCTTAACCCCTACAAACTGGGGCTAGAACTCCTGCGTGATATTGAAGATCGCTGGAATAAGGGTAAATTTGGCAAAGAATACGAAGAGTGTGATGACATCGCTCTCAAACGCTCGTGGGATAAACAGCTCGGTCTCGGTCGTCAGAAGATTTTCGAGGTGCGCCGGCTGTACAACGACGTGACATTTATCGACGAATTCCTCACCCCAGAATTCGTGATGGAGCAGAAACTCTTTACCTTCCGCTACAATCGCGATACCGATCTCTACGAGATTGCTTCGCGTGAGTTCAAAGAGGTCAAAGAGAAATTGCTCTTCCGGCTCACCAATTTCGGCCAGCCAGTCATCTTCGTCGAAGATGGTAACTACGGCAACCGCGGTGAACTCTACTTACGACATCGCCACGAAGGCGTTGACCTTAAGATGGACTATGCCCGTGAGACGATGCGCAACCTGTATAAAATTTGGACGCGGCCTGTCCATCTGGAAACGGTCATTGAAGAGAAGCGACGCTTACTATCGTTTGACGGTCGCGATTTTAGTGAGCGACGCATAGATTAG
- a CDS encoding DUF444 family protein — translation MSMKRAERDLSRFREIVRGRIKKDLRKYMSQGELIGRQGKRFVSIPMPQIDIPQFRYGAKQAGGVGQGDGNIGDPIAQGDGQPGAGQAGAEPGQHILEVDVSIEELAQILGEELQLPNIQPKGKKNLISEKDKYSGIRRTGPNSLRHFKRTYREALRRQIASGEYDINNPVVIPIPDDMRYRSWKETLMPESNAVIIYMMDVSGSMGTEQKELVRMTAFWIETWLRSQYKSIEIRYIVHDAAAKEVDQQTFYHIREGGGTKISSAYKLCNRLIDERYPATEWNIYAFHFSDGDNWGGGDTRECVELLKRELLPKVNLFCYGQVRSLYGSGRFAHDLEEYLRGDDRIVIAEIADRDDIYDAIRAFLGKGR, via the coding sequence ATGTCAATGAAACGTGCTGAACGCGATCTCAGCCGCTTCCGTGAAATTGTACGCGGGCGGATCAAAAAAGACCTGCGCAAATATATGTCACAAGGTGAATTGATCGGACGGCAGGGTAAGCGCTTTGTCAGTATCCCAATGCCGCAGATCGATATACCTCAGTTTCGCTATGGTGCTAAACAGGCTGGTGGTGTTGGGCAAGGTGATGGCAACATCGGTGATCCGATAGCACAGGGCGATGGTCAACCCGGCGCCGGTCAGGCGGGTGCTGAACCTGGTCAACACATTCTGGAAGTTGATGTCTCGATTGAGGAACTGGCCCAAATCCTGGGTGAAGAGTTGCAACTGCCCAACATTCAGCCTAAGGGCAAGAAAAATCTGATTAGCGAGAAGGACAAGTATAGCGGTATCCGACGTACCGGCCCAAATTCGCTCCGTCACTTCAAGCGAACGTACCGCGAAGCACTTCGCCGCCAGATTGCTTCTGGTGAGTATGACATTAACAATCCGGTCGTAATTCCGATCCCTGATGATATGCGGTATCGTTCGTGGAAAGAAACCCTTATGCCCGAAAGTAACGCCGTCATTATTTACATGATGGACGTGTCGGGTTCAATGGGTACCGAACAAAAAGAGCTGGTGCGGATGACCGCCTTTTGGATCGAGACCTGGCTGCGCTCACAGTATAAGTCAATCGAAATTCGCTATATCGTTCATGACGCTGCTGCCAAAGAGGTTGATCAACAGACCTTCTACCATATTCGTGAAGGTGGCGGTACGAAAATATCATCGGCCTACAAACTTTGCAATCGCCTGATTGACGAGCGCTATCCTGCGACTGAATGGAATATTTATGCGTTCCACTTTTCCGATGGCGATAATTGGGGCGGTGGTGATACACGTGAATGTGTGGAACTGCTCAAGCGTGAACTCTTGCCTAAAGTGAATCTCTTCTGTTACGGCCAGGTCCGTTCGCTCTACGGCTCTGGGCGTTTTGCCCATGACCTTGAAGAATACCTGCGCGGCGATGACCGCATTGTGATCGCCGAAATTGCCGATCGTGACGATATTTACGATGCGATCCGCGCCTTCCTCGGCAAAGGCCGCTGA
- a CDS encoding PrkA family serine protein kinase: MTLSGFELMKMIGEQQDRRRFQQLNWRGTFADYLDIVTRKPQVARNAFQRVYDMIMSYGTEEFIDAKKRLIRYKFFSDESFDGDDAIFGLEIPLMRLVNFFKGAARGYGTEKRVLLLHGPVGSSKSTIVRRLKRGLEHYSRTEEGALYTYDWYTGIIENHDTFDWRKVPESEWEKCPMHEEPLHLIPRELRTTFIERINEGLDPDRQIRIEGDLCPVCRFHFRELMQRYEGDWMKVMSHVRVRRLVFSEQDRIGIGTFQPKDEKNQDSTELTGDINYRKIAIYGSDSDPRAFNFDGEFNIANRGIIEFVEMLKLDVAFLYDLLGASQEHRIKSKKFAQTDIDEVIIGHTNEPEYRRLENNEFMEALKDRTVRIDIPYVTRLRDEVRIYERDFNKKKVRVHIAPHTLEMAAMWAVLTRLEEPKKPNLTLLQKLKLYNGKTLPGFTEDNIKELRKEAVREGMEGISPRYIQDKISNALVSNQEEGYINPFMVLNELESGLKNHALITDEEQRKRYRDLLAIVREEYTEIVKNEVQRAISADEEAIKRLCANYIDNIKAYTQREKVRNRYTGQYEEPDERLMRSIEEKIDIPESRKDDFRREIMNYIGALAIEGKTFDYRTNERLHKALELKLFEDQKDSIKLTSLVSRVIDRDTQEKIDVVKARLIRDFGYNEQSATDVLNYVASIFARGDTRR; encoded by the coding sequence ATGACTCTATCCGGTTTTGAGTTGATGAAGATGATCGGCGAGCAGCAGGATCGTCGCCGCTTTCAACAGCTCAACTGGCGCGGTACCTTCGCTGACTATCTTGATATTGTCACCCGCAAACCGCAAGTTGCCCGTAATGCGTTTCAGCGGGTCTACGACATGATTATGTCGTATGGAACCGAAGAGTTCATCGACGCCAAAAAGCGCTTGATTCGTTACAAGTTCTTTTCCGACGAATCGTTTGATGGCGACGACGCGATCTTCGGTTTGGAGATTCCGCTCATGCGGCTGGTTAACTTCTTTAAAGGTGCTGCGCGTGGGTATGGTACTGAGAAACGGGTGCTCCTGCTGCACGGGCCGGTCGGTTCCTCGAAGTCAACCATCGTCCGCCGTCTCAAGCGCGGTCTCGAACATTACTCACGCACCGAGGAAGGCGCACTCTACACCTACGACTGGTACACAGGTATCATCGAGAATCATGATACCTTTGATTGGCGCAAAGTTCCCGAATCGGAGTGGGAAAAGTGTCCGATGCATGAAGAGCCGCTCCACCTCATCCCTCGTGAATTGCGGACAACTTTTATCGAGCGGATCAATGAAGGTCTTGACCCGGATCGGCAAATTCGTATCGAAGGTGATCTCTGCCCGGTCTGTCGCTTCCACTTCCGCGAACTCATGCAGCGTTACGAAGGCGACTGGATGAAGGTGATGAGCCACGTGCGGGTACGCCGGCTGGTGTTCAGCGAGCAGGATCGCATCGGGATCGGTACCTTCCAGCCCAAGGATGAGAAGAACCAGGATAGTACCGAACTAACCGGTGATATCAACTACCGTAAGATCGCCATCTACGGTTCCGATTCTGATCCCCGTGCCTTCAACTTCGACGGTGAGTTCAATATCGCCAACCGTGGCATTATCGAGTTCGTCGAGATGCTCAAGCTTGATGTAGCCTTCCTCTACGATCTGCTTGGTGCATCTCAGGAGCACCGGATCAAGTCGAAGAAGTTTGCGCAGACCGACATCGATGAGGTCATTATCGGCCATACCAACGAGCCAGAGTACCGCCGTCTGGAAAACAACGAGTTTATGGAAGCGCTCAAAGACCGCACCGTGCGCATCGACATCCCGTATGTCACGCGCCTGCGCGACGAAGTGCGCATCTACGAGCGCGACTTCAACAAGAAGAAGGTGCGTGTCCATATTGCTCCCCATACGCTCGAAATGGCGGCAATGTGGGCAGTGCTGACCCGACTCGAAGAGCCGAAGAAGCCGAACCTTACCCTCTTGCAGAAACTCAAGCTCTACAACGGGAAGACTCTACCCGGCTTTACCGAAGACAACATCAAAGAGCTGCGTAAAGAGGCGGTACGTGAAGGGATGGAGGGTATTTCACCGCGCTACATCCAGGATAAGATATCGAACGCGCTGGTGAGCAATCAGGAAGAAGGCTACATCAACCCCTTCATGGTGCTCAACGAGCTAGAGAGCGGGCTGAAGAACCACGCACTCATTACCGATGAAGAGCAGCGTAAGCGCTACCGTGACCTGCTAGCGATTGTCCGCGAAGAGTATACGGAGATAGTGAAAAATGAGGTCCAGCGGGCGATCTCAGCCGATGAAGAGGCGATCAAGCGCCTATGCGCAAACTACATCGATAACATTAAGGCCTACACCCAGCGCGAGAAGGTGCGCAACCGCTATACCGGCCAGTACGAAGAGCCTGATGAGCGTCTCATGCGCAGTATCGAGGAGAAGATCGATATTCCGGAGTCGCGTAAAGATGACTTCCGCCGCGAGATTATGAACTACATCGGCGCCCTCGCGATCGAAGGAAAGACCTTCGATTACCGCACGAACGAGCGGCTCCACAAGGCGCTTGAGCTGAAGCTCTTTGAAGATCAGAAAGATAGCATCAAGCTCACATCGCTCGTTTCGCGCGTGATCGACCGTGATACCCAGGAAAAGATTGACGTGGTGAAGGCCCGCCTGATCCGTGACTTCGGCTACAACGAGCAATCGGCGACTGATGTACTCAACTACGTGGCTTCGATCTTTGCCCGTGGTGATACACGTCGCTAA
- a CDS encoding CvpA family protein, whose translation MTEVDLVLFVILGLFTILGLYWGIIRQVLAVVGFIVGFMLAGQYGNEVAVWLGSFITDPNLAQGLGFIAVLLLVSSIASLLASLLHSLAGLVFLGWLDHLLGALLGLVQGLLAITALLIVLVVFPVEPWSNFVRSSLLAGWMLRFGEPLTLLLPELFATAVRTFNEFGILP comes from the coding sequence ATGACGGAAGTAGATCTGGTATTGTTTGTCATTCTTGGTCTATTTACTATTCTCGGTCTGTACTGGGGTATCATCCGACAAGTGCTGGCAGTGGTAGGATTTATCGTTGGGTTTATGCTGGCTGGGCAGTACGGCAATGAGGTAGCAGTCTGGCTGGGTTCATTTATCACCGATCCCAATCTGGCGCAGGGATTGGGCTTTATTGCCGTGTTACTTCTGGTGAGCAGCATTGCCAGTTTGCTTGCGTCGTTGTTGCATTCACTGGCGGGGCTGGTCTTCTTGGGATGGCTCGATCATCTGTTGGGTGCGCTGCTAGGATTAGTGCAGGGATTGCTTGCTATTACAGCCTTGTTGATCGTGTTGGTGGTATTTCCTGTTGAGCCATGGAGCAATTTTGTTCGTAGTTCGCTGTTGGCAGGCTGGATGTTACGCTTCGGTGAACCACTCACGCTGTTGTTGCCTGAACTCTTTGCCACGGCGGTGCGCACGTTTAATGAGTTTGGGATTTTGCCGTAA